One Homo sapiens chromosome 7 genomic patch of type NOVEL, GRCh38.p14 PATCHES HSCHR7_3_CTG4_4 DNA window includes the following coding sequences:
- the OR2A7 gene encoding olfactory receptor 2A7, producing the protein MGDNITSITEFLLLGFPVGPRIQMLLFGLFSLFYVFTLLGNGTILGLISLDSRLHAPMYFFLSHLAVVDIAYACNTVPRMLVNLLHPAKPISFAGRMMQTFLFSTFAVTECLLLVVMSYDLYVAICHPLRYLAIMTWRVCITLAVTSWTTGVLLSLIHLVLLLPLPFCRPQKIYHFFCEILAVLKLACADTHINENMVLAGAISGLVGPLSTIVVSYMCILCAILQIQSREVQRKAFCTCFSHLCVIGLFYGTAIIMYVGPRYGNPKEQKKYLLLFHSLFNPMLNPLICSLRNSEVKNTLKRVLGVERAL; encoded by the coding sequence ATGGGGGACAATATAACATCCATCACAGAGTTCCTCCTACTGGGATTTCCCGTTGGCCCAAGGATTCAGATGCTCCTCTTTGGGCTCTTCTCCCTGTTCTACGTCTTCACCCTGCTGGGGAACGGGACCATACTGGGGCTCATCTCACTGGACTCCAGACTGCACgcccccatgtacttcttcctctcaCACCTGGCGGTCGTCGACATCGCCTACGCCTGCAACACGGTGCCCCGGATGCTGGTGAACCTCCTGCATCCAGCCAAGCCCATCTCCTTTGCGGGCCGCATGATGCAGACCTTTCTGTTTTCCACTTTTGCTGTCACAGAATGTCTCCTCCTGGTGGTGATGTCCTATGATCTGTACGTGGCCATCTGCCACCCCCTCCGATATTTGGCCATCATGACCTGGAGAGTCTGCATCACCCTCGCGGTGACTTCCTGGACCACTGGAGTCCTTTTATCCTTGATTCATCTTGTGTTACTTCTACCTTTACCCTTCTGTAGGCCCCAGaaaatttatcactttttttgtGAAATCTTGGCTGTTCTCAAACTTGCCTGTGCAGATACCCACATCAATGAGAACATGGTCTTGGCCGGAGCAATTTCTGGGCTGGTGGGACCCTTGTCCACAATTGTAGTTTCATATATGTGCATCCTCTGTGCTATCCTTCAGATCCAATCAAGGGAAGTTCAGAGGAAAGCCTTCTGCACCTGCTTCTCCCACCTCTGTGTGATTGGACTCTTTTATGGCACAGCCATTATCATGTATGTTGGACCCAGATATGGGAACCCCAAGGAGCAGAAGAAATATCTCCTGCTGTTTCACAGCCTCTTTAATCCCATGCTCAATCCCCTTATCTGTAGTCTTAGGAACTCAGAAGTGAAGAATACTTTGAAGAGAGTGCTGGGAGTAGAAAGGGCTTTATGA